In bacterium, the genomic window GGATGATTGGGTGGGCCTGTACACCTCCCTGGCGATTGATTCCAACGACTACCCCCACATCTCGTATGGTTATTTCGTAGATTACACTGATTATGATTTGAAGTACGCCCGCTGGGACGGCGCTGAATGGCGGATAGAGACGGTGGACTCGGAGGGGAACGTGGGCCAGTGGACCTCCCTGGCGCTTGATGCTTCCGATAATCCGTATATTTCGTATTACGATGGGAGCAATAAAAACTTGAAGCTTGCTCGGTACGAACCCAACCGTTTTCACCTGCTTAGCCCCGGAAAAGGTGACACGATATACGAATTTCCCTTTACGTTCGACTGGGAGGACCACGACCTCGACGGGCTCGAGAGCTACACCCTCTGGTGGGGGACAGACCCGGACTTTTTAACTTACAACGAGGTCACGGATATCGGCGAATCGGAGTATACGATAACGGGGGGCATCGAGGACGGGGCACGCGTCTGGTGGCGGGTGAAATCACTGGACTCGGAGGGCGGGGAGTACTGGGCCGAGGAGCTGGACTGGTACTTCGATGTTGACCTGGGCGGCGGGATTGATCTTGCCGATTTCGGCGCGGGCTCGACCGACGAGGGCGTTTTGGTCAACTGGCGCCTCTCGGGCGGGGAACCGGCCGGGGTGCGCGTCCTGCGGGGCGAGGGCGAGCCGGAGGTTATATCAGGAAATTTAACCGGCGATTCATCGAGATACCTCGACCGCGGCGTGGAGCCGGGCGGGAGTTACGCCTATTGGCTGGAAGTGACCGAGGGCGATGGGACGGTCAGCCGCTTCGGCCCCACGGAGGCCGTCACCGTACCCGAGGAAACGTTTGCTCTCGTCCTCTACGCCGCCTACCCGAGTCCGTCGCGGGATGTCGTCAACTTCGTCTACTCCCTGCCCGATGACGGCCGCGTCGTGCTGTCGGTGTACGATTTATCGGGTCGGCGCGTGGCGACGCTGGTTGATTCGGAGCTGACCGCAGGTCGGCACGAAGTCTCCTGGAACTGCGCGGAAATCCCCTCCGGCGTTTACCTCTACCGTCTGGAAACGTCCGCCGGGTCGCTGACGCGGCGGCTGGTCGTCAGCCGGTAATCTGCACCCCCCTCCCTGCCCTCCCCCCA contains:
- a CDS encoding T9SS type A sorting domain-containing protein → MKALHFCLILLVLVSTSLAGEWRIETVDSTDNVGKFTSLALDSSGYPHISYYDYTNIDLKYARWDGAAWRIETVDSGGDVGAYTSLALDSSDYPHISYRDSTNDNLKYARWDGDEWLIETVDSAGDVGYWISLALDDSGYPHISYAADYNGDLKYARWDGAEWRIETVDSAGDVGGFSSLALDSNNYPHISYNEFLGLTGYLKYARWDGAAWRIEIVDSTGSSGVWTSLALDSNDYPHISCSVGDDSDLLYARWDGAAWQIEIVDSDDWVGLYTSLAIDSNDYPHISYGYFVDYTDYDLKYARWDGAEWRIETVDSEGNVGQWTSLALDASDNPYISYYDGSNKNLKLARYEPNRFHLLSPGKGDTIYEFPFTFDWEDHDLDGLESYTLWWGTDPDFLTYNEVTDIGESEYTITGGIEDGARVWWRVKSLDSEGGEYWAEELDWYFDVDLGGGIDLADFGAGSTDEGVLVNWRLSGGEPAGVRVLRGEGEPEVISGNLTGDSSRYLDRGVEPGGSYAYWLEVTEGDGTVSRFGPTEAVTVPEETFALVLYAAYPSPSRDVVNFVYSLPDDGRVVLSVYDLSGRRVATLVDSELTAGRHEVSWNCAEIPSGVYLYRLETSAGSLTRRLVVSR